The sequence below is a genomic window from Vibrio spartinae.
CTTTGAGTTGTTTTTCAAACAATTCAATAATTTGTTTCCACATGGTTTGACGTTCCTCAGAGAATTTAGATGCAAGAGACTCGGAAAGATAAGTCGGACAATCGTGAAGGAATGCTTCACTGAGTTCGATTTTGTCCAGATTCTTGATACAGGGACGAGTCACCAGACCGGCTCCGAGCAAAGTCGGGCCATACTGTTGATACTGGCCGTCCGTTCCGGCCTCATTGCTGACATAGTTCGGATGAATTTCGGCGCTCAGGTACTTAAAACCATCTTTGGTGACTTTGTTGACGCCGAGTTCGTACCACGCCACCTCTGCACGTAATCGGCCCCGATCGGTAAACAGGCGTTTTACCACTGCACCCGCGCCGTCTTCCGGCTTATGTGCGATATCGATATTGATTTCCTGACCAAAAACGTTGTCATTGAAGTTCTTGATTATGGAATCGAACATCTGCTGGGTCAGTTCAAATTCGCCATACCGGGGGTCGTAGAATTTGCCGGTTCGGGTAATGGTGACAACCGAACGTTTTGTGCCGGTATCCACCCGCACTTGATCGGAAATCAGGTGAATCACACCTTCAGGATCTGTTGAGGAAAGAGCCAGCACAATGCTGGTTGAAAGGTGTGATTTACGCATATTTTTCCCTTAGCCAAAACGAAAAAAGCCCCTGAATCGTCAGGGGCTCGGTCGCCATTTATAGGCAGTCTGGAATGAGTGATTAATCGTTTGGAGGGCTACCCGATAAGTTTTAAATCTGCTTTACGGCTCTTTTTCATTGAATCGTAGTAACTTTCATGGGATCCGATATTTAGGAGATACAACTCCAGTTTGTCTTCAACCCAAGAATACCCTAATAAAACTTCCCGCTTATCCAGTTTGAATTTATGTACCCATAAGTGAGATAGATCTCCCTTTTTGCGTGTACCTATACTTGGATCATCGATAATTTTATCTATCTCATCTTCCACCACATCACATTGGGCTTCAGATAATTTACTCAACTGCTTTTCGAAACGCCTTGTTTCGTATACCTCAATCGTTTTTTCTTCTTGTGCGTCGCTCATAGCGCTTTACGCTCCCTAATTTGACTTCTTCAGAAGCCAATAGTGCGTCGCGAACAAATTCATAAGACAAATCGGGGTTATCAATCATAATCTGACCAATTTTCGCCCAATACTCGATCTGTTTCGGCACTGATCGGCTTTCTGCTTCAGCGTGGATTTTGACATGAGTGACGAACGCATCGTCCAGCCTTACGCTTGTTGCCATCTTCATTCACCTACTTTGATTGAATGTTTAATATTATTTTTAAGTGTCTGATTTTAAATGTTTAGTGTTTAATTCAGTGTTTAATTCAGTGTTTAATTCAGTGTTTAATTCAGTGTTTAATTCAGTGTTTAATTCAGTGTTTAATTCAGTGTTTAATTTAATGTTTAATTTAATGTTTAATTTAATGTTTAATTTAATATTTAATTTAATATTTAATTTAGTGTTTAATTTAGTGTTTAATTTAATCTTCGGTTTTTGGCTTTATGCATTCGTCAGGATTATATTGCGACATTTTGTTGCATTACGCAACTATTAATTACACATTATTTAAAAAAAAGCACATCATCAACATGAAGTGCTTTTAATTCAATTAGTTAAATGATACCCCAATCCACTTCTTACACCTGCACAGAGCTCTGCCCGTTCTTACATCTACACATCGTGACCTGATCATCCCCTTGTGAGTAAAAATAACATGCCCACATTCACACACGACTGCACGGTACGGTCCATTTAGTAGTGCATTGAGAGCGGCGTCAAGCGACGAGTCAGGTTGTTGATGTACTTGCGAGAGACTACTCATTAGTGAACCTCCAGACTGACTAAAGAAGCGTCAAGTTTTTCACCTAAGGTCTGAAAGAGAAAAAACAGTTGTTCAGCGGTTAAGGTTTCAACTGTACCTTCGCCAGCACCCGCCATAGCAGATAAACCACCGACCATCTGGCGCGCTTCGTAAACAAGGGTGTGAGAATCTTTTGCGAAGTGTTTTTGTTTTGCAGACATAATGATGTCTCCTCTTTAATAGCAATTACAGCTACTAATCTGAGACGCCAATCTTTCGGGTGGTAGCCACGAACGAGGTTGGCGTAACCAGCTAAAGAGGTACTGGCGCGATCAAAATCGCCCCCGCTCGGGTCACCATAGAATACTGCTTTTTGAGGTATACACGAACGCCGCCCATAAAAAAGATGCTGGACGCATCTTTATGGGCTCTCTTTACTTTGCTGAACGCCAATTCAGATGCGCATTTTCTAAAAGTCAAGAGTATGCATATAATGGATTAACCCGAACACATTGGAGTAAATATGAAAATTTTAAGTTACATACTTTCTATCATCACTTTCTTTGTTGCATCGTCATGTTTTGCTAATAGCGATAAACAGCAGATTATCCAGAAACTAAAAGCATTGCAGGAACAAGGTATAACGCAATCAGAGACCTACCAGTATTCTGATATAGAACAATTAAAGCAGTGTACTGGTGCTGCGAATCCATTCAGGAAAGAGGCCAAAGAATTA
It includes:
- a CDS encoding type II toxin-antitoxin system RelE/ParE family toxin yields the protein MSDAQEEKTIEVYETRRFEKQLSKLSEAQCDVVEDEIDKIIDDPSIGTRKKGDLSHLWVHKFKLDKREVLLGYSWVEDKLELYLLNIGSHESYYDSMKKSRKADLKLIG
- a CDS encoding TA system antitoxin ParD family protein; protein product: MATSVRLDDAFVTHVKIHAEAESRSVPKQIEYWAKIGQIMIDNPDLSYEFVRDALLASEEVKLGSVKRYERRTRRKND